The proteins below come from a single Triticum aestivum cultivar Chinese Spring chromosome 5D, IWGSC CS RefSeq v2.1, whole genome shotgun sequence genomic window:
- the LOC123125961 gene encoding putative F-box protein At3g10240, with product MLPPEEITLNDDVLTEILLRVPPKSILRARAVSKHWRHIATRPCFLTAYALRRQPEIVAFFRLDQGDEPADDKSSTNSKYNKIKKAVCAIPFDDDLEGRPLLYYDPTTMLFRGFCYGLLLFNRGCDSLLIWNPATRQVGPLPSPPMASSRASVQPFCFYYHRPSGRYRVLCHVDDIPADDTANYILSTGAAEPRRLGDTMPDGVLRESSAVTLHGSLHWLIHPAKSCNPDKMVAFDTVSEKFRTMAPPPVPAADSLIYKTPHLFEMNGALAVSAMRDAPHMEVWTLEDYNQERWAWRLRIGIPQYRICSPFTASAIGVLEVNMLVVQHDGRVMLHDMAGKRNHRTVKVGTTGDISTVWRHGIYMESLVPLTPSPS from the coding sequence ATGCTGCCGCCCGAAGAAATCACCCTGAACGACGACGTCCTGACGGAGATACTCCTTCGCGTGCCGCCCAAATCCATCCTCCGCGCCCGCGCCGTCAGCAAGCACTGGCGCCACATCGCCACCCGCCCTTGTTTCCTCACAGCCTACGCGCTCCGACGCCAGCCGGAGATCGTCGCGTTCTTCCGGCTCGACCAAGGCGATGAGCCAGCCGACGACAAAAGCAGCACCAATAGCAAATACAACAAGATCAAAAAAGCAGTTTGCGCCATCCCATTTGACGACGACTTGGAGGGTCGACCACTCCTCTACTATGATCCTACCACCATGTTGTTCCGAGGCTTTTGCTACGGGCTCCTGCTTTTCAACCGAGGATGCGACTCGCTCTTGATCTGGAACCCAGCGACGAGGCAAGTGGGCCCCCTTCCATCACCGCCAATGGCATCATCGCGTGCTTCTGTTCAACCGTTTTGCTTCTATTACCACCGGCCGTCCGGAAGGTACCGCGTGTTGTGCCATGTCGATGATATCCCCGCCGACGACACCGCCAACTACATTCTTTCGACCGGCGCCGCCGAGCCGCGGCGGCTCGGGGACACCATGCCCGACGGCGTGCTTCGGGAATCGTCCGCCGTTACTCTCCACGGGAGCCTGCATTGGCTGATACACCCGGCTAAGTCTTGTAACCCCGACAAGATGGTGGCCTTTGACACGGTGTCAGAGAAGTTCCGGACGATGGCACCACCCCCGGTGCCGGCAGCAGATAGCCTCATCTACAAAACGCCTCACCTGTTCGAGATGAACGGGGCGCTCGCTGTGTCGGCGATGAGGGATGCGCCACACATGGAAGTGTGGACGCTTGAGGACTATAATCAGGAGAGGTGGGCATGGCGCCTCAGGATCGGCATACCACAATACCGGATCTGCTCACCGTTCACGGCCTCGGCCATCGGCGTCCTCGAGGTAAACATGCTGGTCGTCCAACACGATGGTCGGGTGATGCTACACGACATGGCTGGGAAGAGGAATCATAGGACAGTTAAAGTTGGGACGACAGGGGATATTTCAACTGTATGGCGACACGGGATCTACATGGAGAGCCTCGTCCCGCTCACACCCTCTCCGTCATga